One genomic segment of Devosia sp. includes these proteins:
- the ruvC gene encoding crossover junction endodeoxyribonuclease RuvC has product MSKSVRIIGIDPGLRRCGWGILDAVDNRLTFVAAGTLTPPVEGPLASRLAALAEGLAGVLDAHGPHEAAVEETFVNAGARSALILGQARGVVLVTPALRGLPVSEYAANLVKKSVVGTGHADKAQVGLMVRTLLPTALVKGADAADALAIAICHAHHRVSALRMRSLA; this is encoded by the coding sequence ATGAGCAAGTCCGTGCGAATCATCGGAATCGATCCCGGCCTGCGCCGGTGCGGCTGGGGCATCCTCGATGCCGTGGACAACCGCCTGACCTTCGTGGCCGCCGGCACGCTGACCCCGCCGGTCGAAGGCCCGCTGGCCAGCCGGCTTGCCGCCTTGGCCGAAGGATTGGCCGGTGTGCTGGACGCGCATGGCCCGCACGAGGCGGCAGTCGAAGAAACCTTCGTCAATGCTGGTGCGCGCTCGGCCCTGATCCTGGGCCAGGCCCGGGGCGTGGTGCTGGTGACACCGGCTCTGCGCGGGCTGCCGGTCTCCGAATATGCGGCCAATCTGGTCAAGAAGTCGGTCGTGGGGACCGGCCATGCCGACAAGGCGCAGGTGGGGCTCATGGTGCGGACCTTGTTGCCCACCGCCCTGGTCAAGGGCGCCGACGCGGCCGATGCGCTGGCCATCGCCATCTGCCACGCCCATCACCGTGTTTCCGCGCTGCGGATGAGGAGCCTTGCATGA
- a CDS encoding GGDEF domain-containing protein: protein MNSSPNPVISRNWSSVGRWTIFGTLICIAVSVAFNRIVFDDLGGDAVGRAVMSATVLPLLLGTPLFLFLSMRVRGLALSNMRLRVVARTDSLTSCLNRGAFAGRVEDWLHRAPQNATGALLMIDADNFKSINDLFGHQMGDEALTIIARSIRAVLRPGDVAGRMGGEEFAVFLPNVSEMEAQVVAERIRRAVYLAMFVPDGQRRHLSVSIGGAVFVRSTTFSTLFRIADQRLYGAKNAGRNAIAVAQVDDHPDIRLKLSA, encoded by the coding sequence ATGAACTCATCCCCAAATCCGGTCATATCCCGAAACTGGTCCAGTGTCGGCCGTTGGACGATTTTTGGCACGCTGATCTGCATTGCCGTCTCGGTCGCCTTCAACCGCATCGTCTTTGACGATCTGGGCGGAGACGCGGTCGGCCGGGCCGTGATGAGCGCCACCGTCCTGCCGCTGCTGCTCGGCACGCCGCTGTTCCTTTTCCTGTCCATGCGCGTGCGCGGCCTGGCCCTTTCCAACATGCGGCTGCGCGTCGTGGCGCGAACCGACAGCCTCACCTCCTGCCTCAATCGCGGGGCCTTTGCCGGGCGCGTGGAAGACTGGCTGCATCGCGCACCGCAGAACGCCACCGGCGCCCTGTTGATGATCGATGCCGACAATTTCAAATCCATCAATGACCTGTTCGGGCATCAGATGGGCGACGAGGCGCTGACCATTATCGCCCGTTCGATCCGGGCGGTGCTGAGGCCCGGCGACGTGGCCGGCCGCATGGGGGGCGAAGAATTCGCCGTGTTCCTGCCCAATGTTTCGGAAATGGAAGCCCAGGTGGTGGCCGAGCGCATCCGCCGTGCCGTCTATCTCGCCATGTTCGTGCCCGATGGGCAAAGGCGTCATCTCAGCGTCAGCATTGGCGGCGCCGTGTTTGTGCGGTCCACCACGTTTTCGACCCTGTTCCGCATCGCCGACCAGCGGCTCTACGGCGCCAAGAACGCCGGCCGAAACGCCATCGCCGTGGCGCAGGTGGACGACCACCCCGATATTCGCCTGAAACTGAGCGCCTGA
- a CDS encoding AAA family ATPase: MIIVLNGYPGVGKLTIGHELIGVLGARLLDIHSVYNIAFALTEFKSQAFMDAVERIEAVAHDLVCQLPEDVPVVLTTVLTEGSAWGDAEWGRIVRLGRTRPPFCVVHLACALDENVRRIQSEGRGAKRKPRDADMARRNHADAKPLLGLDQPNLLRLDVTTLSPEDAAKAIAEWVHGLPPGATA; encoded by the coding sequence ATGATCATCGTACTCAACGGCTATCCAGGGGTTGGCAAGCTCACGATTGGCCATGAGCTCATCGGTGTGCTTGGCGCACGTCTGCTTGACATCCACTCTGTCTACAACATCGCCTTTGCGCTGACCGAGTTCAAATCGCAGGCGTTCATGGATGCTGTCGAACGCATCGAGGCCGTCGCGCACGATCTGGTGTGCCAACTGCCGGAAGATGTGCCCGTCGTCCTGACCACCGTTCTGACCGAGGGGAGCGCTTGGGGCGATGCCGAATGGGGCAGGATTGTGCGTCTGGGCAGGACGCGTCCACCGTTCTGCGTGGTCCACCTCGCTTGTGCACTCGACGAGAATGTTCGCCGCATTCAATCCGAGGGCCGCGGAGCCAAACGAAAACCGAGGGATGCCGACATGGCGCGGCGGAACCACGCTGACGCCAAGCCGCTTCTTGGTCTTGATCAACCGAACCTGCTGAGGCTGGACGTCACGACGCTGTCGCCGGAAGACGCGGCCAAGGCCATTGCAGAATGGGTACATGGCTTGCCGCCGGGTGCGACGGCCTGA
- a CDS encoding YebC/PmpR family DNA-binding transcriptional regulator: MAGHSHAKNIMHRKGKSDAIRSKIFSKLAREITVAAKMGQPDPAFNPRLRLAITNARAQSMPKDNIERAVKKASGGDAENYDEIRYEGYGPGGVAVIVEALTDNRNRTASNVRSYFSKNGGALGETGSVGFMFDRVGEITYPASAGSEDKVMEAAIEAGADDVETDEDGHYIYTSFEGMAEVASALEAVLGEAESVKAIWRPQNQTPIDAEKGATLMKLINTLEEDDDVQNVYSNFDMSEEDAAKLDQ; encoded by the coding sequence ATGGCTGGCCATTCCCACGCCAAAAACATCATGCACCGCAAGGGCAAGTCGGACGCCATCCGGTCCAAGATCTTTTCCAAGCTCGCCCGCGAAATCACCGTGGCGGCCAAGATGGGCCAGCCCGATCCCGCCTTCAATCCGCGCCTGCGCCTGGCCATCACCAATGCCCGCGCCCAGTCCATGCCCAAGGACAATATCGAGCGCGCCGTCAAGAAGGCCTCGGGCGGCGATGCCGAGAACTATGACGAAATCCGCTACGAGGGCTATGGCCCCGGCGGCGTTGCCGTTATCGTCGAGGCGCTGACCGACAATCGCAACCGCACCGCTTCCAATGTGCGCTCCTACTTCTCCAAGAATGGCGGCGCCCTGGGCGAAACCGGATCGGTCGGCTTCATGTTCGACCGCGTCGGCGAAATCACCTATCCGGCATCGGCCGGTTCGGAAGACAAGGTCATGGAAGCGGCCATCGAAGCCGGTGCCGACGATGTCGAGACCGACGAGGACGGCCACTATATCTACACCTCCTTCGAGGGCATGGCCGAAGTCGCTTCGGCTCTCGAGGCGGTGCTGGGCGAGGCCGAATCGGTCAAGGCCATCTGGCGCCCCCAGAACCAGACCCCGATCGACGCCGAAAAAGGCGCGACGCTGATGAAGCTCATCAACACGCTCGAGGAAGACGATGACGTCCAGAACGTCTATTCGAACTTCGACATGAGCGAAGAAGACGCCGCCAAGCTGGACCAGTAG
- a CDS encoding sodium:alanine symporter family protein translates to MLDPIINFLNDIFWGYVLIYGLLAVGLFFTVRLGFIQFLHFGEMFRSVLGSKANDSAGITPFQALCTSLASRVGTGNLAGVAVALYLGGPGAIFWMWMVALVGMATAYSESTLAQLYKTKNENGEYRGGPAFYIAKGLGAPWAGAIFSVCLILAFGLVFNAVQANSIADAMQGAFGVEKIWVGVALAALTAVVIFGGIRQIARVAEIIVPFMAVIYLLVALYVVFTHIGEVPGMLGHIVQSAFGLDAAGGGLAGALLNGVKRGLFSNEAGMGSAPNIAAVATPDPHHPSSQGFVQALGVFIDTILICTATALMILLSGVMVPGGELTGTPLTQAAMTVHIGGAGQYFIAIAILFFAFTSIIGNYSYAENAMTFLKLGSRPGLTVLRLGVLAMVVWGAYESVATVFNAADASMGLMATVNLIAIVLLSGTVAKLTKDFIAQRKAGKEPLFHAADYPELAGKIDKNIWNKHDPG, encoded by the coding sequence ATGCTCGATCCGATCATCAATTTCCTCAACGATATCTTCTGGGGCTATGTCCTCATCTACGGCCTGTTGGCGGTGGGCCTGTTCTTCACCGTCCGGCTGGGCTTCATCCAGTTTCTGCATTTTGGCGAAATGTTCCGCTCCGTCCTTGGCTCCAAGGCCAATGACAGTGCCGGCATCACCCCGTTTCAGGCCCTGTGTACCAGTCTCGCCTCGCGCGTGGGCACGGGAAATCTCGCCGGGGTGGCGGTGGCGCTCTATCTGGGCGGGCCAGGGGCGATCTTCTGGATGTGGATGGTGGCACTGGTCGGCATGGCCACGGCCTATTCCGAATCCACACTGGCCCAGCTCTACAAGACCAAGAACGAGAACGGCGAATATCGCGGCGGTCCGGCTTTCTACATCGCCAAGGGCCTCGGCGCGCCCTGGGCCGGCGCGATATTCTCGGTCTGCCTGATCCTGGCCTTCGGGCTGGTGTTCAACGCGGTGCAGGCCAATTCCATCGCCGATGCCATGCAGGGCGCCTTCGGGGTCGAGAAAATCTGGGTCGGCGTGGCGCTGGCGGCCCTGACCGCCGTGGTGATCTTCGGCGGTATCCGCCAGATCGCGCGAGTGGCCGAGATCATCGTGCCGTTCATGGCGGTCATCTATCTGCTCGTGGCGCTCTATGTGGTCTTCACCCATATCGGGGAAGTGCCCGGCATGCTCGGCCACATCGTGCAGTCGGCTTTCGGCCTCGATGCCGCCGGCGGCGGGCTGGCCGGTGCGCTGCTCAACGGGGTCAAGCGCGGCCTCTTCTCCAACGAGGCCGGCATGGGTTCGGCGCCCAATATCGCCGCCGTCGCCACGCCGGATCCACACCATCCCTCCTCACAGGGCTTCGTGCAGGCGCTGGGCGTCTTCATCGACACCATCCTCATCTGCACGGCGACCGCGCTGATGATCCTGCTCTCCGGCGTCATGGTGCCGGGCGGTGAATTGACCGGCACCCCGCTGACCCAGGCGGCGATGACGGTGCATATCGGCGGGGCCGGACAATATTTCATCGCCATCGCCATCCTGTTCTTTGCCTTCACCTCGATCATCGGCAACTACTCCTATGCCGAAAACGCCATGACCTTCCTCAAGCTCGGCAGCCGCCCTGGCCTGACCGTGCTGCGGCTAGGCGTTCTGGCCATGGTGGTCTGGGGCGCCTATGAAAGCGTCGCCACCGTGTTCAACGCGGCCGATGCGTCCATGGGCCTGATGGCCACGGTCAATCTCATCGCCATCGTCCTGCTCTCGGGCACGGTGGCCAAATTGACCAAGGACTTCATCGCCCAGCGCAAGGCCGGCAAGGAGCCTCTGTTCCATGCGGCCGACTATCCCGAACTGGCGGGCAAGATCGACAAGAACATCTGGAACAAGCACGATCCAGGCTGA
- a CDS encoding TIGR00282 family metallophosphoesterase — MRLLFLGDVVGRSGRDGVSEHLPGLVARYGFDFVVVNGENASHGKGLIESHFRALKDAGADIITLGDHAFDQREALSYIEREPTLIRPINYAPGTPGRGAMLTEGRNGHRVLVVNALGRVFMPPIDDPFRAVEAAVDSAPLGDVADAIIVDFHTEATSEIQAMGHFLDGRVSLVVGTHTHIPTADHRVLRGGTAFMADAGMCGDFDSIIGTETEEPLNRFLTGIPNGRFTPAEGEATLCGVVVETDPRSGLARFVAPLRVGGVLAETLPDFPPL; from the coding sequence ATGAGGCTATTGTTTCTGGGTGACGTGGTCGGCCGGTCCGGCCGCGATGGCGTCAGCGAGCACCTGCCGGGGCTGGTTGCGCGCTATGGCTTTGATTTCGTCGTGGTCAATGGCGAGAATGCCAGCCATGGCAAGGGTCTGATCGAAAGCCATTTCCGGGCCCTGAAGGATGCCGGGGCCGACATCATTACCCTGGGTGACCACGCTTTCGACCAGCGCGAGGCATTGAGCTATATCGAGCGCGAGCCGACGCTGATCCGGCCGATCAACTATGCGCCCGGCACGCCCGGGCGCGGCGCCATGCTCACCGAGGGCCGGAACGGCCATCGTGTGTTGGTGGTCAATGCCCTCGGCCGGGTTTTCATGCCGCCGATCGATGATCCCTTCCGGGCGGTGGAGGCGGCCGTCGACAGTGCGCCCCTGGGCGATGTCGCTGATGCCATCATCGTCGATTTTCACACCGAGGCCACCTCGGAAATCCAGGCCATGGGGCACTTCCTCGATGGGCGGGTGAGCCTTGTCGTGGGCACGCACACCCATATCCCCACGGCCGACCACAGGGTGCTGCGGGGCGGCACCGCCTTCATGGCCGATGCCGGCATGTGCGGGGATTTCGACAGCATTATCGGCACCGAAACCGAAGAGCCGCTGAACCGGTTCCTGACAGGCATTCCCAATGGCCGGTTCACGCCCGCCGAAGGTGAGGCAACGCTGTGCGGCGTGGTGGTGGAAACCGACCCGCGCAGTGGCCTGGCCCGTTTCGTCGCGCCGCTGCGCGTCGGCGGCGTTCTGGCCGAGACCCTGCCGGATTTTCCACCGCTCTAA
- a CDS encoding 5-formyltetrahydrofolate cyclo-ligase, translated as MADPQIEETKAALRKQAHDTRAALSQQDRAEASRQVANLFFEDIAFAPDDVIAGYWRIRDELDCQPILVRLMDSGQRVVLPVVQGDEEPLDLRVWEADQPLYEAGFGTLAPSDLAPRAVPDIVLMPLLGFDSEGTRLGYGGGYYDRTLASLDKKPLLVGLAFAAQELPFIPREDHDVPLDAVVTETGVRFFGRAE; from the coding sequence ATGGCGGATCCGCAGATCGAAGAGACCAAGGCAGCCCTGCGCAAGCAGGCCCATGACACCCGCGCTGCGCTGTCCCAGCAAGACCGGGCCGAGGCTTCGCGGCAGGTCGCGAACCTGTTCTTCGAGGACATTGCCTTTGCGCCCGACGACGTCATTGCCGGTTATTGGCGCATCCGCGACGAGCTGGATTGCCAGCCGATCCTGGTGCGGTTGATGGATAGCGGGCAGCGTGTGGTGCTGCCAGTGGTCCAGGGTGATGAAGAGCCGCTCGACCTGCGGGTCTGGGAAGCCGACCAGCCTCTCTATGAAGCCGGGTTCGGCACCCTGGCGCCGTCGGATCTGGCGCCGCGCGCCGTGCCCGATATCGTGCTCATGCCCCTGTTGGGCTTTGACAGCGAGGGGACGCGGCTCGGCTATGGCGGGGGCTATTATGACCGGACCCTGGCGAGCCTCGACAAGAAGCCCTTGCTGGTCGGTCTGGCCTTTGCGGCGCAGGAATTGCCGTTCATCCCGCGGGAAGACCATGACGTGCCGCTCGACGCGGTGGTGACAGAAACGGGTGTCCGCTTCTTCGGTCGCGCCGAATGA
- a CDS encoding PhoX family phosphatase — MTDQSRLFKTSQLEAADAEPRNMTSNPTMGELISARFSRRGFLKGSLAVSAIAATVSPLALLTARPAEASEGSAFSFTEVEAGIDETHHVAEGYDADVLLRWGDGLFPDAPEFDPTAQTAAAQDRQFGYNNDYVGYIPLEGSSEHGLLVVNHEYTNPHLMFPGLVTLVEGALTLSPLSKEQVDVEMSAHGGTVVEIKKVDGKWQVVRDGALNRRITVNTEMAISGPAAGHDRLKTNADPSGTKVFGTINNCAGGVTPWGTYIMAEENIHGYFGGELPADHPEAANYDRLGLPEGSYEWANFYDRFDVSKEPNEANRFGYIVEVDVMDPNSVPKKRTALGRFKHEGAESILNKDGRVVFYLGDDERFDYVYKFVTAGTYNPDDRAANLDLLDEGTLYVARFAEDGTIQWLPLTHGEGPLTEANGFASQADIVIETRRAADLLGATKMDRPEDIQPNGVNGKVYVMLTNNTRRTAEQVDAANPTAENAFGHIIEIAEADGDFAATTGTWEVLLKCGDPAIAEVGATFSSATTENGWFGMPDNCAVDSMGRLWVSTDGNNPSATGRTDGLWAVDTEGDARATSKLFFRVPVGAEMCGPLFTPDDETAFVAVQHPADGGDDWEGFGRVSYYEDLSTRWPDFDDAMPTRPSVVVITKQGGGKIAV, encoded by the coding sequence ATGACCGACCAATCCCGCCTGTTCAAGACGTCCCAGCTCGAAGCTGCCGATGCCGAGCCGCGCAACATGACGTCCAACCCCACCATGGGTGAATTGATCAGCGCACGCTTTTCCCGCCGCGGTTTCCTCAAGGGCTCGCTGGCCGTTTCGGCCATCGCCGCCACCGTCAGCCCCTTGGCGCTGCTGACCGCCCGCCCCGCCGAAGCCAGCGAGGGCTCGGCCTTTTCGTTCACCGAAGTGGAAGCAGGCATCGACGAGACCCACCACGTCGCCGAAGGCTATGATGCCGATGTGCTGCTGCGCTGGGGCGACGGCCTGTTCCCCGACGCGCCCGAATTCGACCCCACGGCCCAGACAGCCGCGGCCCAGGATCGCCAGTTCGGCTACAACAATGACTATGTCGGCTATATCCCGCTCGAAGGGTCGTCCGAGCATGGCCTGCTCGTGGTCAACCACGAATACACCAATCCGCACCTGATGTTCCCGGGCCTCGTCACCCTGGTGGAAGGCGCCCTGACGCTGAGCCCGCTCAGCAAGGAACAGGTGGATGTCGAAATGTCCGCCCATGGCGGCACGGTGGTCGAGATCAAGAAGGTGGATGGCAAGTGGCAGGTGGTGCGCGATGGCGCGCTCAACCGCCGCATCACCGTCAACACCGAGATGGCCATTTCCGGCCCCGCAGCCGGCCATGACCGGCTCAAGACCAATGCCGACCCCTCCGGCACCAAGGTGTTCGGCACCATCAACAATTGCGCCGGCGGCGTGACACCCTGGGGCACCTACATCATGGCCGAGGAGAATATTCACGGCTATTTCGGCGGCGAGCTGCCGGCCGATCACCCCGAAGCCGCCAATTACGACCGCCTCGGCCTGCCGGAGGGCTCCTACGAATGGGCCAATTTCTACGATCGGTTCGACGTCTCCAAGGAGCCCAACGAGGCCAACCGCTTCGGCTATATCGTCGAGGTCGACGTGATGGACCCCAATTCGGTGCCCAAGAAGCGCACCGCCCTTGGCCGCTTCAAGCATGAAGGCGCCGAATCCATCCTCAACAAGGATGGCCGCGTGGTCTTCTATCTCGGCGACGACGAGCGCTTCGACTATGTCTATAAGTTCGTGACTGCCGGCACCTACAATCCCGACGACCGCGCTGCCAACCTGGACCTGCTCGACGAGGGCACGCTCTATGTCGCCCGCTTTGCCGAGGACGGCACCATCCAATGGCTGCCGCTGACCCATGGCGAAGGGCCACTGACCGAAGCGAACGGCTTTGCCTCGCAGGCCGACATCGTCATCGAAACCCGCCGCGCCGCCGACCTGCTCGGCGCCACCAAGATGGACCGCCCCGAAGACATCCAGCCCAACGGCGTCAACGGCAAGGTCTATGTCATGCTGACCAACAATACCCGCCGCACGGCCGAGCAGGTGGACGCCGCCAATCCCACGGCCGAAAACGCCTTCGGCCACATCATCGAGATCGCCGAGGCCGATGGTGATTTCGCCGCGACCACCGGCACCTGGGAAGTGCTGCTCAAATGCGGCGACCCGGCCATTGCCGAAGTCGGCGCCACCTTCTCGAGCGCGACCACCGAGAACGGCTGGTTCGGCATGCCGGACAATTGCGCGGTGGACTCGATGGGGCGCCTCTGGGTTTCGACCGACGGCAACAATCCCTCGGCGACCGGCCGCACCGACGGCCTCTGGGCGGTCGATACCGAAGGCGACGCGCGCGCGACCTCAAAACTGTTCTTCCGCGTGCCGGTTGGGGCGGAAATGTGCGGCCCGCTGTTCACGCCCGATGACGAAACCGCCTTCGTCGCCGTGCAGCACCCGGCCGATGGCGGGGACGACTGGGAAGGCTTTGGCCGCGTCTCCTATTATGAGGACCTCTCCACCCGCTGGCCCGACTTCGACGACGCCATGCCGACCCGTCCCTCGGTGGTGGTCATCACCAAGCAGGGCGGCGGCAAGATCGCTGTCTGA
- the zapA gene encoding cell division protein ZapA translates to MPEVNVEINGRKYRMACEEGQQGHLIGLAERFNAQVEGLKGAVGEIGDNRLTVMAGIAVLDDLAEAERRIKALEAQVTDLTQAGQDIAQELEATEGRFARKLTEAAKALEGVADSLDQAAPIAKG, encoded by the coding sequence GTGCCCGAAGTCAATGTCGAGATCAATGGCCGCAAGTATCGCATGGCCTGCGAAGAGGGTCAGCAGGGCCACCTGATCGGTCTGGCAGAGCGCTTCAATGCCCAGGTCGAGGGCCTCAAGGGTGCCGTCGGGGAAATCGGCGACAATCGCCTCACCGTCATGGCCGGCATAGCCGTGCTCGACGATCTGGCCGAGGCCGAACGGCGCATCAAGGCGCTGGAGGCCCAGGTGACGGACCTGACCCAGGCTGGCCAGGACATTGCCCAGGAGCTCGAGGCCACCGAGGGCCGCTTCGCGCGCAAGCTCACCGAGGCCGCCAAGGCGCTCGAGGGCGTGGCCGACAGCCTCGATCAGGCCGCGCCCATCGCCAAGGGCTGA
- a CDS encoding DUF4164 family protein, whose translation MSDTADEDGLTSATARFDRALARLETANRDMAQRLQRQQRIDVDAQRLVHERARLATELDKTAARAKRLDDSAHEVSRRLVVAMETVRAVLQKAEN comes from the coding sequence ATGAGTGACACGGCGGATGAAGACGGACTGACTTCCGCGACCGCCCGGTTCGACCGCGCCCTGGCCCGGCTGGAAACCGCAAACCGCGACATGGCCCAGCGCCTGCAGCGCCAGCAGCGCATCGATGTCGATGCCCAGAGGCTGGTGCATGAGCGGGCGCGCCTCGCCACCGAACTGGACAAGACTGCGGCCCGGGCCAAGCGCCTGGACGACAGCGCCCACGAGGTGTCGCGACGGCTGGTGGTGGCCATGGAAACGGTCCGCGCCGTGCTGCAGAAGGCGGAGAACTAG
- the tkt gene encoding transketolase, whose amino-acid sequence MTNTAQQNELANAIRSLSMDAVEKANSGHPGLPMGCADIATVLFTKIMKFDPADHQWADRDRFILSAGHGSMLLYSSLYLLGYQDMTIDQVKNFRQLGSKTAGHPEFGHATGIETTTGPLGQGLANSVGFAVAEAKLAAEFGADLVDHHTYVLAGDGCLMEGISQEAISLAGHLKLNKLIVIWDNNNITIDGKVSNADSTDQIARFKAVGWNTIEIDGHDQAAIEKALNDAKASTDKPTLIAAKTTIGFGAPKKAGTEKVHGAPLGAEELAGAKAALGIDYPAFEVPAHIVEAWRAAGTRSQNIRGEWEARLAKSDKRDEFTRRMSGKLPSDFARAMGDYKQKLAEDKPKVASRKASQMALEIINKTVPETLAGSADLTHSNLTNTPETVPFQADNRLGRYMMYGIREHEMGAAMNGVALHGGLIPYGGTFMVFTDYARPAIRLSALMEQRVIYVMTHDSIGLGEDGPTHQPVEHLTALRAIPNLLVFRPADAMETAECWELAMEAQHPSILALSRQNLPALRTEYSAENRSAKGAYSLVGPADADAVIFATGSEVAIAVEAQKELTEKGISARVVSVPSMELFAKQSDAYKAEILGKAKARVAVEAGIEMSWNKLLGDKGRFVGMSSFGASGPIDALYTHFGITPKAVVEAVTAQV is encoded by the coding sequence ATGACGAACACAGCCCAGCAGAACGAACTGGCCAATGCCATCCGGTCCTTGTCGATGGATGCCGTCGAGAAGGCCAATTCGGGCCATCCGGGCCTGCCCATGGGCTGCGCCGACATTGCGACGGTCCTGTTCACCAAGATCATGAAGTTCGATCCCGCCGACCACCAGTGGGCCGATCGCGACCGCTTCATCCTCTCGGCCGGTCACGGCTCGATGCTGCTCTATTCTTCGCTCTACCTTCTCGGCTACCAGGACATGACCATCGACCAGGTCAAGAACTTCCGCCAGCTGGGCAGCAAGACCGCCGGGCACCCCGAATTCGGCCATGCCACCGGCATCGAAACCACGACCGGCCCGCTCGGCCAGGGCCTTGCCAATTCGGTCGGCTTTGCCGTCGCCGAGGCCAAGCTCGCCGCCGAGTTCGGTGCGGACCTCGTCGATCACCACACCTATGTGCTGGCCGGTGACGGGTGCCTGATGGAAGGCATTTCCCAGGAGGCCATTTCGCTGGCCGGTCACCTCAAGCTCAACAAGCTGATCGTCATCTGGGACAACAACAACATCACCATCGACGGCAAGGTCTCCAATGCCGACTCGACCGACCAGATCGCCCGCTTCAAGGCGGTTGGCTGGAACACGATCGAGATCGACGGCCACGACCAGGCGGCCATCGAAAAGGCCCTCAACGACGCCAAGGCCTCGACCGACAAGCCGACCCTGATCGCCGCCAAGACCACGATCGGCTTCGGCGCGCCCAAGAAGGCCGGCACGGAAAAGGTGCATGGCGCCCCGCTCGGCGCCGAGGAACTGGCCGGCGCCAAGGCGGCGCTCGGCATCGACTATCCCGCTTTTGAAGTGCCCGCGCATATCGTGGAAGCCTGGCGCGCCGCCGGCACCCGCAGCCAGAACATTCGCGGCGAATGGGAAGCCCGGCTGGCCAAGTCCGACAAGCGCGACGAGTTCACCCGCCGCATGTCCGGCAAGCTGCCCTCCGACTTTGCCAGGGCCATGGGCGACTACAAGCAGAAGCTTGCCGAGGACAAGCCCAAGGTGGCAAGCCGCAAGGCTTCGCAGATGGCGCTCGAGATCATCAACAAGACCGTGCCGGAAACCCTGGCCGGCTCGGCCGACCTCACCCATTCCAACCTCACCAACACGCCAGAGACCGTGCCCTTCCAGGCCGACAATCGCCTGGGCCGCTACATGATGTACGGCATTCGGGAGCACGAAATGGGCGCGGCCATGAATGGCGTGGCGCTGCATGGCGGGCTCATTCCCTATGGCGGCACCTTCATGGTCTTTACCGACTATGCCCGCCCGGCCATCCGCCTCTCGGCTTTGATGGAACAGCGCGTCATCTATGTGATGACCCACGATTCCATCGGCCTGGGCGAAGACGGCCCGACCCATCAGCCGGTGGAGCACCTGACCGCCCTGCGCGCCATCCCGAACCTTTTGGTCTTCCGCCCGGCCGATGCCATGGAAACCGCCGAATGCTGGGAGCTGGCCATGGAAGCCCAGCACCCCTCGATCCTGGCTCTCAGCCGCCAGAACCTGCCGGCCCTGCGCACCGAATATTCCGCCGAGAACCGCAGCGCCAAGGGTGCCTACAGCCTTGTGGGCCCCGCCGATGCCGATGCCGTCATCTTCGCCACGGGCTCGGAAGTCGCCATTGCCGTGGAGGCCCAGAAGGAGCTGACCGAAAAGGGCATTTCCGCCCGCGTCGTCTCGGTGCCGTCCATGGAGCTTTTTGCCAAGCAGTCCGATGCCTACAAGGCCGAAATCCTGGGCAAGGCCAAGGCGCGCGTCGCCGTCGAAGCCGGTATCGAAATGAGCTGGAACAAGCTGCTCGGTGACAAGGGCCGGTTTGTCGGCATGTCCTCCTTCGGCGCTTCCGGCCCGATCGACGCGCTCTACACCCACTTTGGCATTACGCCGAAGGCCGTTGTTGAAGCCGTTACCGCCCAAGTGTAA